In one Pseudomonas sp. 31-12 genomic region, the following are encoded:
- a CDS encoding pentapeptide repeat-containing protein encodes MSQPKLLDTPLYALLHKDDITGFNAERASHASVDMVGGDFRGLDLRELNADGVDFTDAYFRSADLRGIDFRNSCLEGASLAHAQISGAYFPPELSADEILMSMNFGTRLRYRTR; translated from the coding sequence ATGAGCCAGCCGAAACTTCTCGACACCCCGCTTTATGCCTTGCTGCACAAAGACGACATCACAGGCTTCAATGCCGAACGCGCCAGTCATGCCTCGGTCGACATGGTCGGCGGCGATTTCCGTGGCCTGGACCTGCGTGAGCTGAACGCCGATGGCGTCGACTTCACCGATGCCTATTTCCGCTCCGCCGATTTGCGCGGCATCGACTTCCGCAACTCATGCCTGGAAGGCGCGAGCCTGGCTCACGCACAGATCTCCGGCGCCTACTTTCCGCCGGAACTGAGTGCTGACGAGATTTTGATGTCGATGAATTTCGGGACACGCCTGCGTTACCGCACCCGCTAA
- a CDS encoding TfoX/Sxy family protein: MNDELQHLKNLGKTSAQWLHAVGIHSASDLRRLGAVDAYRAVRTRGFRASKVLLYAIEGALMDVHWNDIPADRKEALNKQLEAISSRHKN, encoded by the coding sequence ATGAATGATGAACTGCAACACCTGAAGAATCTTGGCAAGACGTCGGCACAGTGGCTGCATGCCGTGGGCATCCACAGCGCGTCGGACTTGCGCCGCCTGGGAGCGGTGGATGCTTATCGGGCCGTGCGTACGCGCGGGTTCCGGGCGTCCAAGGTGTTGTTGTATGCGATCGAAGGCGCGCTGATGGACGTGCACTGGAACGACATTCCAGCCGATCGCAAAGAAGCCTTGAACAAACAACTGGAAGCCATCTCGTCCCGCCACAAGAACTGA